The nucleotide sequence TCAATGATTTCGGTCATTATTTTGCCGGGCAGCACTCGCTCGGGGCAGTAGGCAATATGTACGTCAGCCGGAAATTGTAAATCGGGGCGAGCCTCACTCAGCCATTGGGCTAATTGCTCGGTTGTGCCGACAGGCGAGGTGGATTCCAACGCCACCAAATTGCTTTGGCGTAGATGGGGAGCAATGGCGAGAGCCGCATTTCGAATATAGGAAAGATCAGGCTGGCGAGCATTGAGCGGCGTAGGCACGGCGATAATAAAAGCGTCCGCAGGCTGCGGCTTGTCAGTTGCAAAAAAACAACCATTTTTGACCGCTTGTGCAACCGCTTCTTCCAACTTCGGCTCCACAATATGGATTTTGCCTTGGTTGATGGTGGAAACAGTGTGGGGGTTAATATCGCTCCCAATCACTTTTCGTCCCACATTGGCAAAAGCGGCAGCGGTGGGTAAGCCAATGTAGCCTAAACCAACAATACAAATTCGATTAAATTTAGTTATTTGCATCTTTATCCATTAAAAAGAGAAATGGCACACTACACGTGTACCATTTTAATTATACTTTTTCTAATGTTAAATTAGTTTTTACTCTTACTGCAAAACTTAACATAAAGCCGATAAGCAATCCTCCTAATGCTCCAGCCATTAACCAAAATAGGCGATCTGGGGATTCTGCTTTTAACGGAATAGTTGGCGATTTCACTAAACGGTAGGCTTTTAATTGGTTATCTAATGGCTGAACCGAACGCATCATTTGCAATTTCGCTGACCAATCTTGAATACCTCTCTCGCCTACATTTAACTCAGAGGCAGTTTTAATTTGCTGAAATAATACCTTCCATTTCGTAATTAAATCGGCATTTAATTTTTCACGAGCCTGAGTATTCACTAACGGAATAAAATCTGTTAATAATTTCTGTGCCTCTTCCGCATTTTCTGAAATTAAACTCACATTATCTGTATTACTAGCGCCATCTTTTTGGAAACTAAACTGCTCAGCCAATTCCGCCGCAACCCGCTCAGGAGATTTCTTCTCAACTTGCGCTTTTAACTTTACCTCTTCAGTTTGCACTAAATAGGCTTGGAGTAAATCAGCCGAATTCAAATTGCGTTTAAATTCCTCATAGGATTGCTCTACAGCCTCTTTTTGTGAAACCGAGCTATTGAGCTCCTTCGTATTACTACTTAAAAAATTATAGGTAGAAAGTAGCGAATAGTAATTACCTAAATCAGGCACATTTGGTTGTTCAAATTGAGCCGTTACTTTCCATTTTTCAGGTTGAGAGTAACTCAAACCGAACCCGGCTCCAGCCCCAACTGCTGTAAATAAAAGAATAACTAAAAGTCGATAAAATAATGTTTTCACCATATTTCCTTAGATCTGTTTACGTTTCGCACGGCGTTTTAAACGACGAACAAAGCGGGTTACACGCCAAGCATGAGTTACTGAATAGGCATAAAGTAAGAATAAGCCGATAAACATCAGCATCATCACCCATTGGTTCCAGTAATAGACTTCACCCAACACCCCTATGGTGGCACAAAAACCTGCCCAAAGCACTATCACCAATAAAGCTTGGCGAGAAGTCAAACCTGCTCGCATCATTAAATGGTGTAGGTGCAAGCGGTCAGGTTTGAACGGGCTTTTACCTTTTTTCAAACGGCGAATAATCACCGCCACCATATCAATCAGCGGAACAGCAATCAGCCATAAGCCGGTAATCGGGCTAATCGGTGAGCCTTGCCCTTGGGTACTTAACAGCAAAATCCAAATAATGGTAAAGCCGATTAGCATACTGCCCGAGTCACCCATAAAGACTTTCCATTTCGCCCCAAACAAGCTGAGATTGAACATAGCATAAGGGAGCAACACCAAAATAATTGCAAAGCACCAGTAACCGAGTGATGGCTCACCGTTAATAAACATCAACGTGCCAAGTCCGGCGAAGCTCACGCTGGAAAGCCCTGCCAGCAAGCCATCAATGCCATCCACCATATTAAACGCATTAATTACGCCAATCGTGATGAAAACAGTAAACACCACGCCGAGCCAGCCGAGTTCAATACTAAAAGGGGCGATAATTTGCCCTAAACTACTCAGCGACAAACCACTGTAAATCATCGCTCCTGCAAGTCCGGCTTGAATGCCAGCTCGTAACAACGGGCTAATATCAAAACGGTCGTCCAGCACCCCGATAATCAGCAAAATCGTGACCGCGGTGAGGTAAAGCTCCGGTAACCGCATATCTTGCCACTGCATAAAATAAAAGGTGATATTGCCGATAAACAGAGCAATCCCCCCAATCAGTGGAATCAAACCTTGATGGCGTTTGCGGAAATTTGGCTTATCAACCAAACCGACAAATTCCGCTACTGGTCGCATCACAATTAAGGCTAAAAAAGAAACAATAAAAACCGTTAGAAAAGTAAGCCACATACAGGGATTGCCTCAAAAAATGAGTCCAAAAATAGGTATGCAGGATAGCATAAGGCAACAAAATCGTAAAATTTTTTAGCGAAAGAGGAGCATTTTCATTACAATAGTAGGGAATTTTTGCAATTAAAATAAGGAATTAATATGTCTGTTTCAAAACAACTATTTGAACAAGCTCAAAAAGTGATCCCAGGTGGGGTAAATTCACCTGTTCGAGCCTTTAAGGGTGTGGGCGGTACACCAGTTTTTATTGAAAAGGCGCTGGGGGCTTATATCACCGATAGCGATGGCAAACAGTATATAGACTACGTCGGCTCTTGGGGCCCGATGGTGCTGGGGCATAATCACCCTGCAATTATTGATGCGGTGTTAAAGGCCGTACCGAATGGCTTAAGTTTCGGGGCTCCAACCGCAGCTGAAATCACCCTTGCAGAATTAGTCTGCAAATTAGTGCCGTCTATCGAGATGGTGAGAATGGTAAGTAGTGGTACAGAAGCAACTATGTCCGCTATTCGTTTGGCTCGTGGTTACACCAAACGAGATAAAATCATCAAATTCGAGGGTTGCTACCACGGGCATTCTGATTCGCTATTAGTAAAAGCAGGCTCAGGCGCTTTAACTCTCGGTCAGCCAAGCGGCCCGGGCGTGCCAGCTGATTTTGCCAAGCACACACTTACTTGTACTTACAATGATTTGGATTCGGTAAAAGCAGCATTTGAACAATATCCAAATGAGATCGCTTGTTTAATTGTTGAGCCCGTTGCCGGTAATATGAACTGTATTCCGCCACAAGAAGGTTTTTTGCAAGGCTTGCGTGAGCTTTGCACGCAATATGGTTCGGTGTTTATTATTGATGAAGTGATGACTGGCTTCCGTGTCGCATTGGGTGGAGCCCAATCTTACTATGGTGTGACACCGGATTTAACCACGCTAGGTAAAATTATCGGCGGCGGTATGCCGGTGGGAGCCTTCGGTGGCAAAAAAGAGATTATGGAGCACATCGCCCCAACCGGCCCAGTTTACCAAGCTGGGACACTTTCGGGCAACCCGATCGCAATGGCAGCCGGTTTGGCATGCTTAACCGAACTCTCAAAAGCAGGCAATGAGGAACTGCTCGCAGCGAAAACCAAAACATTAGCTGAAGGATTCAAAGCCCTTGCCGACAAACACAACGTGCCACTTACAGTGCAATATGTAGGCGGAATGTTCGGTCTATTCTTCACAGAACAGCAAGCCATCAACAACTTCCAAGAGGTGATGAAATGCGATGCAGCAAAATTCAACCGCTTCTTCCACTTAATGTTGGAACAAGGTGTATATTTAGCTCCATCCGCATTCGAAGCTGGATTTATGTCGCTGGCTCACACCGATGAAGATATTGCTCGTACGTTAGAGGCGGCAGATAAGGCATTTGCCCAACTTTAGACGTACAAGCGGTTAAATTTCGCAGAAATTTTGCAAATACACCAATAAATAATAAAAAACCCGATGTTTCCATCGGGTTTTTCTTTTTTGCACTAAACTATGTTCGCTTAAGCTAAGATAAACTTCTCTGCTTCAAGACTTTGTAAACCTGATACTACTGCAAAATTCACCGAATTTGCAACGCCGGTTGTATCGCTGTTATAGCTTAACTGACCGCTTGCTTGATCGTAGAACAGGTGGTCGTTCAAGTTCGATAAATCGTTAGCCAATGAGCCAAAGATATCTTTCGAAAGCTTGATTTTATCGCCTGTGTTAAAGTCGGTAATGATGTCCGCTTTGCCGTTTAGCATACTTTCAAACACGAAGATGTCATCTCCTGCACCACCGATTAAGGTATCTACATCTAAGCCACCAATAAGGGTGTCATTACCTTCCAAACCACGTAAGGTATTGCCGATATCATTGCCGCGTAAGATATTATTCAGATCATTACCTGTCGCCTCTTTCGCAGTCATTCCAACCAAAGTAAGGTCTTCCACGTTATCGAATAATTTATTCGCTTCGCTGAAGTCAATGATACTGTAAACGTGATCCGTACCTTCGCCGACATTTTCAGTGGCTACATCACCTGAGTTATCTACCACATAGGTATCATCGCCATTGCCGCCAAACATCAGATCAATGCCCTGACCGCCGTTGATGAAATCGTTACCCAAGCCACCTGCAATCGTATCATCGCCAGCCCCACCAAAGATGTTGTTATCAGCGTTGTTGCCGGTGAGCGTATCTTTGTAAGCCGAGCCGATGAGATTTTCAATCTGCGTACCATAGCCAATGAACGATTGACCATCAAAGTTGTAGTTACCAAACTGAGCGTGGTTTGCTGGTGGATTGGTATCACCACCGTAGTAAGTTGAGCCACGGTTATTCAAGTTACCACTTACGGTTTCGCTTGCGTCTAAACCAAAGTAGGATTTCACATCGTAATTAGTGAAGCCTTCACTGACGAAGAATTTTTTCTTATCACCACGGTAGTTCCACGAGCCTGGTGTCAAGTTCACGGTCACGCCCTCTTTCTCTGAGGAAGCATCGAAGGTATCGACCCCATTACCGTCCCAGATGTAGATGTCACCGTCAGATTTCAGAGCATCGTAAGTTTTAAAGGTATAAACATCATTGCCTTTACGATGTTCGCTGTTCACACCGAAGCGATAGTGCAGGTACGCCATATCGTACATACGCAGATCACGCATTCCCATAAATAAACGAGGGCGGTAGTACGATAAGTTCGAGTGCTCTAATGTGGCTTCACCAAGAAGATCACGGCTGTAAGCCGGGAATAATTGATGGGAGTGCCCCATATTTAAAACGTGCAAGATTTCGTGAATCGCTAACTGGAAGCTGTAGTCGCTGTCACCACCGCCTCCGCCCCAAACGATATTACCACCGGAGAAGGCATAGGCTGTCCCTGTATTACCACCGTAAATTAAGGTACCTTGACCATTAGCCGCTTCTTGCCAGGTTGCCACCTCTTCAAACACCACGTTAGACTTGCTACTGATCTCTTTAAACGCCAGTTTAAATACCGCATCTAAACCTTGTGGAGCTGCTCGTTGTGAGTTATTTAACCCTACAAAACCTTGCGTAGTGCTTGGTAACTGGCTGATTTCATCTGCCGTTACAAAGTGATATTTCACCACCATTGGGGATTGCGTTGCAGGCGGTTCGTATTTACTTAGGAAGCCCTGTCTTACACTATTAGCTCCTTCAATTAAGTGAATCGGATAGAAGAAGTTGTAGTTATCGCTGGTATGATCGATATTACGCTTCGCTCTATCTACTAAACTATGGCTCGATTTAAAGGCTTCAGAAGCCGTATTTTCAGACGTATACGCCTCAACATCTCTCACCGTGGCATCCGATTTCAAGGTAGCAGTCACGGTTTTTTCCGTATTGTCTTGCAACAAGGCACGATCTACTTCCACTTTGAAAGTTTTGCCTTCTTCTACTTGCGTAGTGAAAGTTTGGTTGCCGACTTTTACCTCGATCTCCGCACCCACCGCAATATCGCCTTTCACCGTACCGCTGATTTCTGCTTTCTCCGCAGTGAAATCTTTCACGCTGTAGCTGTTATCCCCGTTTTTCACCAAAATATCGCCTTCCAATGTGAACTGCTTCGCCGTTGGCACGAGGCGGCTAGCAGAATCCACTCGTTTAGAGCCATCTGCATTGGTAATCAACACATTCAGCACGGTATCACCGTTGTAGTAGTTTGCCGTGCCCGAACGGTTATTGGTTAACGGAGCATCAAAATCTAACGAAATCGCTTTGCCTGAAATTTGTGGCAGATCGCTGTTTGGAATATCCACATAGAAGGTTTTTTCCACGCTATTAAAGCCAACTTGGTAAGTTTTCTCACCAATTTTCACTTTCAGCATACGAATAAAACGAGCATTCAAGCCTTGATTATAAGCGTAAGCAACCGCATTGTTTAACGTACCGAACTCCGTTATCTTACCATAAATACGGGTCGTCTCAGACGGAGTGAAATCAAAGTTGTTACCAATTTTGGTAATGTTGATCTCTTTGTATAAATCCAATTCATACGGACGGCTCGCTTCGTCTGCCTCAGCAGTGTTACCTGCCTGATCTTCTGCGGTATATTTTGCTTTCACGATACGTTCGGACGATTGACGCTTAGCATTTGCCAAACTAGTTTCGCTAACGGTTACATTTACTTCAAACTTGCCGTCTATCACCTGAGCTTCAACTTCCTTCCAGCCGCCTGTACAGCTTTCGCAAGGGCAGAGAATCGTCACCGGGCCATCGCCCTCTACGTTTTCAACAATCCCTTTAATAGTGATCGAACCTCTAGCCTCAACGGAATTAATCACATCATCGTCTGCAATGCTAGTAATAGTCACTACTGGCTTCGCAATTTGAGTATCTACTGTGTACTGATGGCCCGTTGTGGCCGAATTTTGGTTTCCTGCGTTATCCTCCGCCTGAATAGTTGCCGTAAGTGGGTGACTGCCTTCGCCTGTGGCTAGCTCTTGCCCTCTTACCACTAATGACCACGTTTTATCCGCCTCATTCACCACAGCCTGACGTGATTCGCTACCAATTAATATAGCAATTTTCACTGAACCAGCTTTCACATCTCTGTCAACGGTGTAGCTGCCTTTCAAGGTGATATCGCCCTGAGATTCCACACGATTTACCACATCATCAATCGCAATATTATCAATTTTAACCGATAAGGCTAACTCGGTATCCACGCTCACTGCACGATTTGCCGTTGCAGTAATACTGTTATTCGCCGCATCGCTAGTTACTAAGGTAGCATTTACCGATTTGTGGTTCACCAACGCAATGGTACTAACAGGAATACTAAACGTCAGTTCTGGCGTTAATTGCCCTTCAACACGCACGCCGCCGACTTGCAACACAACTTTGTCGCCTGCTTTCGCTTCAGCAAAAGTGCCGTTTACTGCAGAACCTGTAATAGTAATGGTTTCTGCACGTTTTTCCACCGCATTGATAATATCGTCTGTGGCGATCTTATCAATCACAAGCGTTGGCGCTGCAATATCGGTATCTACTTTGTAATCGTGGTTTTTCACCGTACTTAAACGATTGCCTGTAGCATCAGTGGTTTCAAGAGTTGCAGTGATTTTGCGATTTCCTGCTAATAATTGACCGCTTGCATTGACTTCAAAACTTAAATCAGCTTTCAGCGTAGTTTCAAATTTCTCGTTACCAATTTGAACGGTCACTTTATCGCCAACTTTGGCATTTGAATTTGCTACATTTTCGACTGTTCCGCCAACCTTGATTGCCGCCTCGTTGCTTTCGGCAATGTTGACGATATTGTCGATTGTCACATCTTTCAATGTGATGATTGGGTTCTCTAACACAGTATCAACAGTGTAGGCTTTTTCCTCCAGTGTACTAAGCGTATTGCCTGCAGCATCAGAAGTTTCTACCGTTATCGTCACTGTGCTATTTGCTGCCAATAACTGACCGCTTGCATTGACCTCAAAACTTAAATCAGCTTTCAACGTAGTTTCAAATTTCTCATTACCAATTTGAACGGTCACTTTATCGCCAACTTTGGCATTTGAATTTGCTACATTTTCGACTATTCCGCCAACCTTGATTGCTGCCTCGTTGCTTTCTGCAATGTTGACGATATTGTCGATTGTCACATCTTTCAATGTGATGATTGGGTTCTCTAACACAGTATCAACAGTGTAGACTTTTTCCTCCAGTGTACTAAGCGTATTGCCTGCAGCATCAGAAGTTTCTACCGTTACTGTCACTTTGCTATTTGTTGCTAATAATTGACCGCTTGCATTGACTTCAAAACTTAAATCAGCTTTCAGCGTAGTTTCAAATTTCTCGTTACCAATTTGAACGGTCACTTTATCGCCAACTTTGGCTTCTGAATTGGTAACATTTGCCACCTTTCCATTTACTTTTATCACTTCACCACTTTCTGAGATATTAATGATATTGTCCGCTGTAACATCATTCAAAGTGATAATTGGATGAGCAATCTCTTTATCTACAGGCTTTGGCTCAGTTGGCGTTGTCGGCTGAACTGGCGTTGTCGGCTGAACTGGCGTTGTCGGTTCTTCAGGTGTAGTTGGATCGACTGGTTTTTCAGGATCGTTCGGTTTTGACGATTTAGCACCACCACTACCGCCACCTAAAGCAAATAAACCACCAATCAAGGCAGCAGCACCTAAACCATAAACAACTTTAGAGGATACACCTGATGTAACTTCTGTTGCAAGCACGGCCTCACGGCTTGAAGTCGCCAAACTGGCAGAATGCTCTGCTAAGTAAGCCCTGTCCTCAATCGGGTAAGTGTCGTAATAATCTTCTAAAATTAATGATGGCTGGGTTTCACCTTCAACATAAATGGCTAAATCATCTTTATTTACTTTTTCTACTTTTGGGTTAAGTACTAGCTCACCCTGCTCATTGAAAATTTGGTATTGGGTACTCTCTTCTGCTTGAATGTATTTCGTATTACCACGGCTAAGCTGCATAGTCTTTTCCGAGCCCTTAGTAACAATTTTAAGAGTATATTTCGACATTTTTAAATCCTAATATAATAAATTTTGAGCATATTAGCAGATTGAGAAACTATTTATCTAAGTTTTGAGCAATTTAATTGATTGGTAATTCAGAGGTAGGAGCAGTTAGGCGCTTGATAAGTAAGGAAATTTTCAATTTTAGCGTTATGTATCTAAAATTCAAAAATTCCTTCTCATTATTTTTCTCTATTATTTAAAAACTAAAAGCCCTCAGAACTTCCATTCTGAGGGCTTTCAATTTTTTAAAGGCTAGAACTACTCTTCATCACCTGCATTTAACATTGCCGCTAGACTTTGAGTTGCATCGTCTGCCACAAATTCAAATTCAGCTTCGATGTCTGCATCAGTAACAAATGAGTTTTCTTTTGCAGCTGGTGCTTCGTACCCAGGGGCTAGCACGATGCCTGCTTCAAGTTGTGCACGTTTTTTTGCACGAGCTTGGTGGTAAGCAAAACCAGTACCTGCAGGGATTAAACGACCAACGATTACGTTTTCTTTTAAGCCTCGTAACTCATCTTGTTTACCTGCCACTGCTGCTTCGGTAAGCACTCGAGTAGTTTCTTGGAACGATGCGGCTGAGATAAATGACTCAGTTGCAAGAGATGCTTTGGTAATACCAAGCAACTCACGTTCAAACTCAACAAGTGGTTTGCCTTCTGCTTCACGTTTGCGGTTAGCAATTTTCACACGAGCCACTTCGACTTGTTCTCCGTCTAGGAATTCAGAGTCGTAAGCATTGGTAATGGTTGCTTTACGTAACATTTGGCGAACGATAACCTCGATGTGTTTATCGTTAATTTTTACCCCTTGTAAGCGGTAAACTTCTTGTACTTCGTTTACGATGTAGTCTGTTACAGCATGTACACCACGTAAGCGTAAGATGTCGTGTGGCGTTTCTGCACCGTCTGAAATTACATCTCCACGCTGTACCATTTCGCCTTCGAATACGTTTAATTGACGCCATTTTGGAATCATTTCTTCAAACGCTTCTCCTTCAGCTGGAGTAATTACCAAGCGGCGTTTACCTTTGGTTTCTTTACCAAATGAAACAATACCTGAAATTTCCGCCAAGATTGCCGGCTCTTTCGGTTTACGAGCTTCAAATAAGTCTGCAACGCGTGGAAGACCACCAGTAATATCTTTCGTACCAACAGATTCTTGTGGAATACGTGCTAATGCTTCACCCACTGCAATTTCCGCACCGTCATCTAGGGTTACGATAGCTTTACCTGGTAAGAAGTATTGTGCCGGAACATCTGTACCCGGAATTAAGATATCGTTACCGTTGCTATCTACTAAACGTAGAGCTGGACGTAAATCTTTACCTGCAGTTGCACGTTCACCCACATCTTGCACCACGATTGATGATAAACCTGTTAATTCGTCCGTTTGACGAGTTACAGTTAAGCCATCAACGATATCGCTAAATTGGATACGACCTGATACCTCCGAGATAACTGGCATTGTATGCGGATCCCAGTTCGCTACTACTTCGCCTGCATTAACTTCTGCACCATCATGTTTCGATAACACTGCACCGTAAGGCACCTTGTAGTTCTCTTTGGTACGACCGAATGTATCAATAACTGTTAATTCAGTATTACGAGACGTTAATACGATTTTACCATCTTTGTTCGTTACAAATTTCGCGTTAGTTAACTTAATCGTACCTGCATTTTTCACTTGAATGCTAGATTCTTTCGCTGCCGCAGATGCCGCACCACCGATATGGAACGTACGCATCGTTAACTGTGTACCCGGCTCA is from Mannheimia varigena and encodes:
- a CDS encoding Wzz/FepE/Etk N-terminal domain-containing protein translates to MVKTLFYRLLVILLFTAVGAGAGFGLSYSQPEKWKVTAQFEQPNVPDLGNYYSLLSTYNFLSSNTKELNSSVSQKEAVEQSYEEFKRNLNSADLLQAYLVQTEEVKLKAQVEKKSPERVAAELAEQFSFQKDGASNTDNVSLISENAEEAQKLLTDFIPLVNTQAREKLNADLITKWKVLFQQIKTASELNVGERGIQDWSAKLQMMRSVQPLDNQLKAYRLVKSPTIPLKAESPDRLFWLMAGALGGLLIGFMLSFAVRVKTNLTLEKV
- the wecA gene encoding UDP-N-acetylglucosamine--undecaprenyl-phosphate N-acetylglucosaminephosphotransferase, with translation MWLTFLTVFIVSFLALIVMRPVAEFVGLVDKPNFRKRHQGLIPLIGGIALFIGNITFYFMQWQDMRLPELYLTAVTILLIIGVLDDRFDISPLLRAGIQAGLAGAMIYSGLSLSSLGQIIAPFSIELGWLGVVFTVFITIGVINAFNMVDGIDGLLAGLSSVSFAGLGTLMFINGEPSLGYWCFAIILVLLPYAMFNLSLFGAKWKVFMGDSGSMLIGFTIIWILLLSTQGQGSPISPITGLWLIAVPLIDMVAVIIRRLKKGKSPFKPDRLHLHHLMMRAGLTSRQALLVIVLWAGFCATIGVLGEVYYWNQWVMMLMFIGLFLLYAYSVTHAWRVTRFVRRLKRRAKRKQI
- the hemL gene encoding glutamate-1-semialdehyde 2,1-aminomutase, whose product is MSVSKQLFEQAQKVIPGGVNSPVRAFKGVGGTPVFIEKALGAYITDSDGKQYIDYVGSWGPMVLGHNHPAIIDAVLKAVPNGLSFGAPTAAEITLAELVCKLVPSIEMVRMVSSGTEATMSAIRLARGYTKRDKIIKFEGCYHGHSDSLLVKAGSGALTLGQPSGPGVPADFAKHTLTCTYNDLDSVKAAFEQYPNEIACLIVEPVAGNMNCIPPQEGFLQGLRELCTQYGSVFIIDEVMTGFRVALGGAQSYYGVTPDLTTLGKIIGGGMPVGAFGGKKEIMEHIAPTGPVYQAGTLSGNPIAMAAGLACLTELSKAGNEELLAAKTKTLAEGFKALADKHNVPLTVQYVGGMFGLFFTEQQAINNFQEVMKCDAAKFNRFFHLMLEQGVYLAPSAFEAGFMSLAHTDEDIARTLEAADKAFAQL
- a CDS encoding Ig-like domain-containing protein gives rise to the protein MSKYTLKIVTKGSEKTMQLSRGNTKYIQAEESTQYQIFNEQGELVLNPKVEKVNKDDLAIYVEGETQPSLILEDYYDTYPIEDRAYLAEHSASLATSSREAVLATEVTSGVSSKVVYGLGAAALIGGLFALGGGSGGAKSSKPNDPEKPVDPTTPEEPTTPVQPTTPVQPTTPTEPKPVDKEIAHPIITLNDVTADNIINISESGEVIKVNGKVANVTNSEAKVGDKVTVQIGNEKFETTLKADLSFEVNASGQLLATNSKVTVTVETSDAAGNTLSTLEEKVYTVDTVLENPIITLKDVTIDNIVNIAESNEAAIKVGGIVENVANSNAKVGDKVTVQIGNEKFETTLKADLSFEVNASGQLLAANSTVTITVETSDAAGNTLSTLEEKAYTVDTVLENPIITLKDVTIDNIVNIAESNEAAIKVGGTVENVANSNAKVGDKVTVQIGNEKFETTLKADLSFEVNASGQLLAGNRKITATLETTDATGNRLSTVKNHDYKVDTDIAAPTLVIDKIATDDIINAVEKRAETITITGSAVNGTFAEAKAGDKVVLQVGGVRVEGQLTPELTFSIPVSTIALVNHKSVNATLVTSDAANNSITATANRAVSVDTELALSVKIDNIAIDDVVNRVESQGDITLKGSYTVDRDVKAGSVKIAILIGSESRQAVVNEADKTWSLVVRGQELATGEGSHPLTATIQAEDNAGNQNSATTGHQYTVDTQIAKPVVTITSIADDDVINSVEARGSITIKGIVENVEGDGPVTILCPCESCTGGWKEVEAQVIDGKFEVNVTVSETSLANAKRQSSERIVKAKYTAEDQAGNTAEADEASRPYELDLYKEINITKIGNNFDFTPSETTRIYGKITEFGTLNNAVAYAYNQGLNARFIRMLKVKIGEKTYQVGFNSVEKTFYVDIPNSDLPQISGKAISLDFDAPLTNNRSGTANYYNGDTVLNVLITNADGSKRVDSASRLVPTAKQFTLEGDILVKNGDNSYSVKDFTAEKAEISGTVKGDIAVGAEIEVKVGNQTFTTQVEEGKTFKVEVDRALLQDNTEKTVTATLKSDATVRDVEAYTSENTASEAFKSSHSLVDRAKRNIDHTSDNYNFFYPIHLIEGANSVRQGFLSKYEPPATQSPMVVKYHFVTADEISQLPSTTQGFVGLNNSQRAAPQGLDAVFKLAFKEISSKSNVVFEEVATWQEAANGQGTLIYGGNTGTAYAFSGGNIVWGGGGGDSDYSFQLAIHEILHVLNMGHSHQLFPAYSRDLLGEATLEHSNLSYYRPRLFMGMRDLRMYDMAYLHYRFGVNSEHRKGNDVYTFKTYDALKSDGDIYIWDGNGVDTFDASSEKEGVTVNLTPGSWNYRGDKKKFFVSEGFTNYDVKSYFGLDASETVSGNLNNRGSTYYGGDTNPPANHAQFGNYNFDGQSFIGYGTQIENLIGSAYKDTLTGNNADNNIFGGAGDDTIAGGLGNDFINGGQGIDLMFGGNGDDTYVVDNSGDVATENVGEGTDHVYSIIDFSEANKLFDNVEDLTLVGMTAKEATGNDLNNILRGNDIGNTLRGLEGNDTLIGGLDVDTLIGGAGDDIFVFESMLNGKADIITDFNTGDKIKLSKDIFGSLANDLSNLNDHLFYDQASGQLSYNSDTTGVANSVNFAVVSGLQSLEAEKFILA